The Claveliimonas bilis genome window below encodes:
- a CDS encoding ISL3 family transposase produces MKTSNYLAKLPQEATIKSIQVFKDYDLISLDVPTASQRLCPHCGSDDCVIKDSGTIQTVRHIPCNHRGTVVSFHKRRLLCKDCHSSFYETPYWIHPFLRMTQALYDSILLDLIQPLSFSEIARRNHVPQSAVQSVFQFIHFGLPAKLPETICIDEFKGNSGVWSPKSHRWYRNKYHCSISDSDSHSVIDVLDQISGVYLNKYFHQFSLEQRKRVKYFCCDMSNGFVSVSRKNFPDARICIDPFHVVKRLNEMVDDVRLRYQRQFQDAGDTESLKKLKGIIRLLKTREDNQVKYWGARFHENKQRQFQDAFEVAPDLLEAYDSLQFFHDILASWPYSVQYEELTEWIKQYTASDVEEIHSAACTIRHWRGYIQNSWKYGKSNGLSEGLNNKVKVLKRVAFGLHSFESFRKRILLTCGKLRLSKDPLSVLEDARNGKEIRL; encoded by the coding sequence ATGAAAACATCCAACTATCTGGCAAAACTGCCACAGGAAGCAACCATTAAAAGCATCCAGGTCTTCAAGGACTACGATCTCATCTCTCTTGATGTACCTACAGCCAGTCAGAGACTCTGTCCTCACTGCGGCTCTGACGACTGTGTTATCAAGGACTCCGGTACCATACAGACTGTCAGGCACATCCCCTGTAACCATCGCGGTACCGTTGTTTCTTTCCACAAGCGCAGGCTCCTGTGCAAAGACTGTCACTCCTCTTTCTATGAGACTCCCTACTGGATCCATCCCTTCCTGCGCATGACACAGGCTCTCTATGACTCCATTCTCCTGGATCTGATCCAACCTCTCTCCTTCTCCGAGATTGCAAGACGCAACCACGTTCCACAAAGCGCTGTGCAGTCTGTCTTTCAGTTCATCCATTTCGGCCTTCCTGCAAAGCTCCCCGAGACTATCTGTATTGACGAATTCAAAGGCAACAGCGGTGTATGGAGTCCAAAGTCTCACCGCTGGTATCGCAATAAATACCACTGCAGCATCTCTGACAGTGACTCCCATTCCGTCATCGACGTCCTGGATCAGATCTCTGGCGTCTATCTGAACAAGTACTTCCACCAGTTCTCTTTAGAGCAGAGGAAACGGGTGAAATACTTCTGCTGTGACATGAGCAACGGCTTTGTCTCTGTCTCCAGAAAGAACTTCCCTGACGCCAGGATCTGTATCGACCCCTTCCACGTCGTCAAGCGACTCAATGAAATGGTGGACGATGTGCGGCTCCGCTATCAGCGCCAGTTCCAGGATGCCGGCGACACGGAGAGCCTGAAAAAACTAAAAGGTATCATCCGCCTCCTGAAAACCAGAGAAGATAACCAGGTAAAATACTGGGGCGCTCGTTTTCACGAAAATAAGCAGCGCCAGTTCCAGGATGCCTTTGAAGTGGCTCCGGATCTTTTGGAAGCCTATGATTCCCTTCAGTTCTTCCACGATATCCTTGCTTCCTGGCCCTACTCTGTCCAGTATGAGGAGCTGACAGAATGGATCAAACAGTATACCGCCTCCGATGTAGAGGAGATCCACTCTGCCGCCTGCACTATCCGCCACTGGCGGGGCTACATCCAGAACAGCTGGAAGTACGGCAAATCCAACGGCCTCAGCGAAGGTCTGAACAACAAGGTCAAAGTCCTGAAGCGGGTGGCCTTTGGCCTGCACAGCTTCGAAAGCTTCCGCAAACGGATCCTTCTTACCTGTGGTAAACTCAGGCTTTCCAAGGACCCTCTGTCCGTCCTTGAGGATGCCAGGAACGGAAAGGAGATACGCTTATGA
- a CDS encoding IS30 family transposase — MSKYIPGNQKHLTLENRIYIENELNKSTSFKDIARFLCKDPTTISKEVRAHRLSDWYHKGSFYNAKNFCIHRYHCKKTNACGKIVLCGIKCASCPTCNQTCRDFEKERCVRLDRAPYVCNGCTKKINHCTIAHKYSYNARFADRKYREKLRDSRTGINMTKRELHKKDQIISPLIEQGQSPYHILTNHPELDMSVRTLYSYLDQGLFTARNIDLKRKVHFKPRKCHKTQITDRAVFSNRLYHDFCSLALTDYVQMDTVHSSRESKKTLLTMFFTKEKLFLAFLMNRCTKGAVRLVFDRLEKRMGTYEFTSVFEYILTDRGSEFGDPDALETGVNGIQRSSIYYCDPMQSGQKGGLEQAHTMLRMILPKGTCFEFLTQWDINLIVNHINSTPRESLGGRTPYSVALETLGEEVLNAFQLRPIAPDEVNLTPKLIRFNH; from the coding sequence ATGAGTAAATATATTCCTGGTAACCAAAAACATCTTACCCTTGAAAACCGTATCTATATCGAAAACGAACTAAATAAGAGCACTTCCTTTAAGGATATTGCCAGGTTCTTGTGCAAGGATCCTACCACAATCTCTAAAGAAGTCAGGGCTCACCGTCTCTCAGATTGGTATCACAAAGGTTCTTTCTATAACGCCAAAAATTTCTGTATTCACCGCTATCACTGCAAGAAGACGAACGCCTGTGGAAAGATTGTCCTGTGCGGGATCAAATGCGCATCCTGTCCTACCTGCAACCAAACTTGCAGAGACTTTGAGAAAGAGCGCTGCGTAAGACTTGACCGGGCTCCTTATGTCTGCAACGGCTGTACGAAAAAAATCAATCACTGCACCATTGCACACAAATACTCTTATAACGCCAGATTCGCTGACAGGAAATACCGGGAAAAACTCCGGGATTCCAGAACAGGGATCAACATGACCAAACGGGAGCTTCACAAAAAGGATCAGATCATTTCCCCTCTGATCGAACAGGGACAGTCTCCCTATCATATCCTGACAAACCATCCGGAGCTGGATATGTCCGTCCGTACCCTGTATTCGTATCTTGACCAGGGACTCTTTACGGCAAGGAACATAGATCTGAAACGGAAAGTTCATTTCAAACCAAGAAAGTGCCATAAAACACAAATCACGGACAGAGCAGTCTTTAGCAACCGATTATATCATGACTTCTGCTCCCTTGCCCTTACAGACTATGTCCAGATGGATACTGTCCATTCTTCCAGGGAATCAAAAAAGACCCTGCTGACCATGTTTTTCACCAAAGAAAAACTCTTCCTTGCTTTTCTGATGAACCGCTGCACGAAAGGTGCTGTCCGTCTTGTTTTTGACCGTCTGGAAAAGCGCATGGGAACCTATGAATTTACTTCCGTGTTTGAATATATCCTGACGGACCGGGGTTCTGAATTTGGTGATCCGGATGCTTTGGAAACCGGCGTAAACGGAATACAGCGTTCCAGCATTTATTACTGTGACCCGATGCAGAGCGGGCAGAAGGGCGGACTGGAACAGGCACATACGATGCTCCGGATGATTCTGCCAAAAGGAACCTGTTTTGAGTTCCTTACACAATGGGACATAAACCTGATCGTAAACCATATCAATTCCACACCGAGGGAAAGCCTGGGTGGAAGGACGCCATACAGCGTTGCCTTGGAAACACTTGGAGAAGAGGTCTTAAACGCATTTCAGCTTAGGCCGATTGCCCCGGATGAGGTAAATCTGACACCTAAGCTGATCCGCTTTAACCACTAA